ATTTTGTCTGTAAGATAGTGCTCAAGAAGAAACTCCCAATTAGGCGTTATTTTTTGAGCTATCATGTTTCGGATTGCATTCTTCACCATTCGCCGTTCCTTGGCATTGGAGTACACATCTATATATTGTTGAATACGTTCGAAATCTAACGCCTCGAAGATCGTTCTAAATACTTCTGAGGTCATCTGAGCGTCATCTAATGCTCTATGTGCTGTCCCTGTCGCCGTTATATTGAGATCTATTAAGGCAGCTTCCACACTTACATCATTGGTTACATTTTTATAGCGTACAAAGCCCTTTAATAAATCAAAATAGTTCGCTGCCATCCACAATGAATCATCAAGCTTGTGCATCCGGGTATCGTACACGATACGTTTTAAATCTTCTCCGCCCCAAGTAACAAGTAGGAATTCTTCACTTTGATTGAGCCAACTTTGGAAATCTGTAATGACTTTGCGAAAACCTTCGGCTTGATCAATCCCTTCTTGAGGGATTCCAGTTTTTTTCTTAATAAAGCTATTTAGCTTAGAGAAATATACAGGTTTAATCAGGGATGAGAAGCTATCAATTTGACGCAAAGAAGAATCTAACTTCACAGCTCCGATCTCGATAACTTCCATAGGTAAATCACTGGCAAATTTGCGGCCGTTGAATTCAATATCTAGAATAATATAGTCCATAGTCATGGCCCTCCGTTCTGTAACATGTTCTATTCTAACAGAAAAAGCAAGTTTAGTAGAGTTTTACACTTCGTTAATAATAGCTACATTACTTATACGATGTTGATTTTATGAAGAATAAAAAGATAACTGCTGGGAATATCCTTTGGTTGAATCCTAGAATCTAAATTTTGTGAATGATTTTTACAATTAAGGTCATAATAAACATTGAAGTATATAAACAAAGGAGAGATATTAGTGGGAATATTAGATGGTAATCCAAAAGATGAACCTTTACATTATGGGGAGATCTATGAAGTTTGGTTATTTTCAATGAAAGCAAAAGGCTGCATCTCAGCATACCGGGCTTATCAGTATCATGCTGGAGATAAGGATCTTAGAAAATTATTAGGTGACGTAATTGATCAAGCTGAGCTGGAAGTCAGTGAATGTGATAAAGTTCTTACTCATAATGGAATCGTAACGTCACCTAAACTCCCTGAAAGACCAGAAGTTAAATTAGAGGATATTCCTGTAGGTGTAAGATTTACTGATCAAGAAATTGCTGCAATGGTTGCTGCAGATACCTCATTAGGATTAGTCTCATGTAGTGCGATTATGGGTAATTCAATAAGAGAAGATCTGGGTGCTTTGTTTGCGAAATATCATGTTACAAAAGCTGCTCTAGGGTTAAAGGTTCTTAAAATGACCAAGGAAAAAGGGTGGCTTATACCTCCTCCACTTCAAGTAAAGCGTGCTGATAAAGAAGTATAAAAAGTATATTTATTGATTTAAATAAAAAGCAGAAACTTCGATTTATGGAGATTCTGCTTTTTATTATTTCTTGTTTATTAAATAACCGAACTGCTACTGTTTTTATGAGTTGGTTCTAGGGTACGGCTTTGATTGAATAGAATGATACGAGCGTCCGTATTATTATTTAATTTAGAAAGATGGTGCTAGAACTTGGGCATACTATTCGGTTATATATTTTTGGGAATATCTTTATCAGCACCCATCGGGCCCATTAATGCGGCACAATTAGATGCAGGTATTAAAAAGGGATTCGGACATGCATGGTTAGTGGGATTAGGGGCAATGGTTGCCGATATCCTCTATATGATAATGGTGTATATGGGGCTTGTTCATTTCATATCCGTACCGTTCATACAAACTTTTCTGTGGCTTTTCGGCAGTTTTGTACTTATTTATACCGGGATTGAAAGTTTGATGGGAATTGGACAAGTTGTGGACAATAGGCAAAACAATAGGGACACCCGCTTTAAATCATTTTCCTATGGTTTCTTGATGTCATTAACTAATCCGTTAACTATCCTATTCTGGCTTGGAATTTATGGATCGGTACTAGTAGAGACAGCATCAAAATATGATGCTAAACATTTATTATTATATAGTTTTGCCATTATTTTTGGTATTTTTATTTGGGATCTTATCATGGCGAGCGTGGCCAGTTCTGCTCGAAAGTGGTTTACAGAAAATACCCTTAAAGTTATTTCAGCCATATCAGGTTTGTCATTACTCGGTTTTGGGGTTTATTTTGGATATAAAGCCGTTAAAATTCTATTTTTCCATTGAAGGTTATTCCTTTATGTTTTTCTTCCATTTTCTCCTTATTAGTAGCGTAACAATCGTAATTAGGAGAAGAAAGCCGAGACTTACAAAGAAACCAGGACGACTAGTATGGTGAAACAATGAACCACTAATAGCGGTAAGGAGTATGAGCATACCGAGAAACCGTTTCATTTTGCCCCACTTCGTCAATTGTAATATGCTACCTGATGTGATGAGAATGAAAAACCAGTTGTAAAGCAACATTAAACCAGCAGCAGTCGTGATATACACATACACTTTTCCAGGCAACAGCATAGCACATACAATCGATAGGATTAGCGCAGCGGTTGTTAATCCAATAGCAAAGAGAGGACGATTCTTCGTTTTCTTAGCAAAGAGTGAGGGAGCGTCATCATCTTCCGCTAATGTAACGAGCATGCTGGTTACGGCAAATAGAGAAGCGACCATGGTAGAGAACCCAGCAATGATCAGAATTCCAATAAAAAGATGTGGCACAAAAGGTAGTTCATATTGATGGAGAGCTTGCAGAAATGGGCTTTCTTTCGTGTTTAGGGTTTTCCATGAAATCATAATAATCGTGAGTGTAAGTGAAACTACATAAATAATGGCGATTAAACTTAACATAACTCTTCCTGATTTTGGAGCGTCTTTGGGCTCTTGAAGGCGGATAGCCATGATACCCATAATCTCAATTCCTCCAAAAGCATAAAAAGCAAAGAGCAGGGATGACCATAATCCGATGAACCCTTTTTCAAAAAATGTGTCGAACGGAAATGAAGGGTTAGACTTACCTTGTCCCAGAACACCACATAAAGCGAGCACGCCGAGCACGATAAACATGATGATAGCGGACACTTTGATGATGGCAAATACATTCTCCATACGTTCGAAACCTTTCGTACCTGCGAATATGATCGCTAACCCTAAAATGGCAAATACAGAGGCCAAAACCCACATCGGAATGTTTGGGAACCAAAAGCGAGAAAACAAGGATAAGGCAGTTAATTGACTGCCCGTTATCAATAATTCGGAGGACCAATAAACCCATCCGCTACTAAAGCCAGCCCAACGGCCATAAGCTTGTTTAGCATATGAACGAAAAGATCCCTTAACTGGATGTTCAGCAGTCATTTGTGCAAGAACGTCGAAGACGAGATAAGTGCCAATTGCAGCTATAACGAAAGAAATCAATACGGAAGGCCCACCAATTGTGATTGCTAACCCTGCCCCTAAGAAATAACCTGTTCCAATGGTACAAGCAACACCGAGAAGAGATAATTGCCACCAACGAAGTTTGTTTTCATGATCACTAGATGTTTGATTGTTATGTGGATTGTTATTCCTGGGCATTTACATAGTTCTCCTTTAGGTTAGAAAAACACACCTTCCATCATGCAAGTTACAGCTTATTTTAATTTGCTCTTAATGGTGAGAAATATACAGGATCAACAAAATGACGGTGCTCGGGGATTGGAACCAGAGTATATTCATTCATGATAAGGCAAGCGCTAGCATAGGCACATTGAATTCGTTATATGGGGATAAGGTCACTGAGACTTTCATATTAACGCGAAGCTATCGCTCGGCACGGCAAATAGTCGAGTTTACGCATGCATTAATCGAAGGAGGGGAGACGATTGAACCGTTCAACCGAGAAGGCAAAAAAGCAACCTTAAAGCAATTAGCCGATACAACGGAACTTGTATGCAAAGTTGCAGAAAGCGTTCAAGACTTTCAGGTGGAAGGGTATAGGACGATTGCGGTTATATGCAAAACAGCGAATGAGAGCAAAGAAGCTTACGAAGCATTGAAGGACATGATTAAGGTGAGGCTGATTGGGAAAGAAACGGATTCCTTTCAGGCAGGTATACTGCTATCTAGCCAAAGGAATAGAATTTGATGCTGTTGTTATTTTTAACGCTTCTCAAACGCATCTAATGAATGTTAATTGTAATTTAGTTTACATAAAAATAATTATGTAAACTCATGTTCGCTAGAATCTTTTTTTGAGATAACTCAGAGCAACGTCTAACACTAAAGGGTATCCTCCATTAATGGAAGATACCCTTTAGTGTTGTTATCAAAATTATCCACTTACCTCTTTATCTTTAGGTAGAAATATCGCTAAAATACCGAGTAACGGTAGGTAGGCTGAGAGATTCATAATAAAATCGATACTTGTCTGATCTGCTACCTTACCCATGACGGCGGAACCTAGTCCACCAAGACCGAAGGCTAATCCGAAAAATAGTCCCGAAATTAAACCGATTTTATTAGGTAATAGTTCCTGAGCATAGACTACAATAATCGAAAAAGCTGACGATAATACAAAGCCTGCACAAATACTAAGCAAGGTAACGTAGACTAAGGAAACATGTGGCAGTAAAAGAGAGAAGGGGGCAGTTCCTAAGATAGACAACCAAATAATATTACGTCGCCCGAATCGATCAGATAATGGGCCTCCTATAAAGGTACCTGCTGCTGATGCTGCTAGAAAGGCGAATAAAAACCACTGTGCGTGCTGTACCGTCATCCCGAATTTATCAATTAAGAAGAATGTGTAATAGGAAGAAATACTCGATATGTACACATGCTTGGAGAAAACAAGAAATACAAGGATGACGATAGCCCATATGACTTGTGAGCGACTTAATCCCGTCTTAGAGGTTTCTGTCGTTTTAGTCTTTTTGATGGAGCGTGTGATCACAGGTTGAATACTATACCATTTCGCAACGTAATATTGGATCGCAATGGCAGCAACGGCAGCTATCGTAAACCAAATCACGCCGAACTGTCCTAAATGGACAAAAATGAGTGCCGTCATGATGGGGCCTAACGAAGATCCAATATTTCCCCCAACTTGGAAAATCGACTGTGATAGACCTCTTCTGCCTCCACTAGCTAAATAGGCAACACGAGATGATTCTGGGTGAAAAATAGCTGAGCCAATACCCATCGCAATGACTGCAAGCACAACAATGAGGAAATTAGGAGCTACGGATAAAGCTATGATTCCGAGTAAGGTAAAGCATACGCCAAAAGGTAATATGTAAGGTCGCGGTCGAATGTCTGAATATATCCCTACAACAGGTTGCAACATAGACGCTGTAATATTCATAGCGAATGCAATTAAACCGATTTGACTGAACGTTAAGTTCATGGAATCTTTAATGATGGGAAATAGGGCAGAGACGGTTGATTGCATAGAGTCATTCAATAAATGAACAATACTGATAGCAAACAGAATCGGATATACGGTTGTT
The nucleotide sequence above comes from Paenibacillus sp. IHBB 10380. Encoded proteins:
- a CDS encoding LysE family transporter is translated as MGILFGYIFLGISLSAPIGPINAAQLDAGIKKGFGHAWLVGLGAMVADILYMIMVYMGLVHFISVPFIQTFLWLFGSFVLIYTGIESLMGIGQVVDNRQNNRDTRFKSFSYGFLMSLTNPLTILFWLGIYGSVLVETASKYDAKHLLLYSFAIIFGIFIWDLIMASVASSARKWFTENTLKVISAISGLSLLGFGVYFGYKAVKILFFH
- a CDS encoding amino acid permease; translated protein: MPRNNNPHNNQTSSDHENKLRWWQLSLLGVACTIGTGYFLGAGLAITIGGPSVLISFVIAAIGTYLVFDVLAQMTAEHPVKGSFRSYAKQAYGRWAGFSSGWVYWSSELLITGSQLTALSLFSRFWFPNIPMWVLASVFAILGLAIIFAGTKGFERMENVFAIIKVSAIIMFIVLGVLALCGVLGQGKSNPSFPFDTFFEKGFIGLWSSLLFAFYAFGGIEIMGIMAIRLQEPKDAPKSGRVMLSLIAIIYVVSLTLTIIMISWKTLNTKESPFLQALHQYELPFVPHLFIGILIIAGFSTMVASLFAVTSMLVTLAEDDDAPSLFAKKTKNRPLFAIGLTTAALILSIVCAMLLPGKVYVYITTAAGLMLLYNWFFILITSGSILQLTKWGKMKRFLGMLILLTAISGSLFHHTSRPGFFVSLGFLLLITIVTLLIRRKWKKNIKE
- a CDS encoding 3'-5' exonuclease, which translates into the protein MDYIILDIEFNGRKFASDLPMEVIEIGAVKLDSSLRQIDSFSSLIKPVYFSKLNSFIKKKTGIPQEGIDQAEGFRKVITDFQSWLNQSEEFLLVTWGGEDLKRIVYDTRMHKLDDSLWMAANYFDLLKGFVRYKNVTNDVSVEAALIDLNITATGTAHRALDDAQMTSEVFRTIFEALDFERIQQYIDVYSNAKERRMVKNAIRNMIAQKITPNWEFLLEHYLTDKISFTDPRKLAELQNYFAAEVAKEPRMKAATVR
- a CDS encoding DUF3231 family protein; translated protein: MGILDGNPKDEPLHYGEIYEVWLFSMKAKGCISAYRAYQYHAGDKDLRKLLGDVIDQAELEVSECDKVLTHNGIVTSPKLPERPEVKLEDIPVGVRFTDQEIAAMVAADTSLGLVSCSAIMGNSIREDLGALFAKYHVTKAALGLKVLKMTKEKGWLIPPPLQVKRADKEV
- a CDS encoding MFS transporter gives rise to the protein MARSDTQTAPIASPSTTVYPILFAISIVHLLNDSMQSTVSALFPIIKDSMNLTFSQIGLIAFAMNITASMLQPVVGIYSDIRPRPYILPFGVCFTLLGIIALSVAPNFLIVVLAVIAMGIGSAIFHPESSRVAYLASGGRRGLSQSIFQVGGNIGSSLGPIMTALIFVHLGQFGVIWFTIAAVAAIAIQYYVAKWYSIQPVITRSIKKTKTTETSKTGLSRSQVIWAIVILVFLVFSKHVYISSISSYYTFFLIDKFGMTVQHAQWFLFAFLAASAAGTFIGGPLSDRFGRRNIIWLSILGTAPFSLLLPHVSLVYVTLLSICAGFVLSSAFSIIVVYAQELLPNKIGLISGLFFGLAFGLGGLGSAVMGKVADQTSIDFIMNLSAYLPLLGILAIFLPKDKEVSG